Proteins encoded together in one Pantoea sp. CCBC3-3-1 window:
- a CDS encoding hemin ABC transporter substrate-binding protein: MKTGLSALLLLLTLPFSLMAEERVVSIGGDITEIIYALDAQQTLVARDSTSQQPALALKLPDVGYMRQLNAEGILSMKPTLVIASELAKPSLALQQVSQAGVKVVMVTGTPSLHAIHEKIATVAKALNRPEQGRELEAKVDRQLAGVTGKPLPVKVLYILNHSGMKTMAAGTQTAADGAIQAAGLINAMGAIPHYQPLTQEGIVASAPQLVVIGKEGLQAMGDDAAIWSLPGLALTPAGKHHNLLVVDEMALLGFGLKTPEAVAKLRKAAEAIAE, translated from the coding sequence ATGAAAACAGGCTTGAGTGCGCTACTGCTGCTGCTGACGCTGCCTTTCTCGCTCATGGCGGAAGAGAGAGTGGTGTCGATTGGCGGCGATATCACTGAAATTATCTATGCGCTGGATGCTCAGCAAACGCTGGTGGCGCGTGACAGCACCAGCCAACAGCCTGCGCTGGCGCTAAAACTGCCGGATGTGGGCTATATGCGGCAGCTAAATGCGGAAGGCATTTTGTCGATGAAGCCGACGCTGGTGATTGCCAGTGAACTGGCGAAGCCGTCGCTCGCGTTGCAGCAGGTGTCACAGGCCGGGGTGAAAGTGGTGATGGTCACCGGCACGCCCTCGTTGCATGCTATCCATGAAAAAATCGCTACTGTCGCGAAAGCCCTTAACCGGCCGGAGCAGGGCAGGGAGCTGGAAGCTAAAGTGGACAGGCAGCTGGCTGGCGTGACGGGAAAGCCGCTGCCGGTGAAAGTGTTATATATCCTTAATCACAGCGGCATGAAGACCATGGCGGCGGGAACGCAAACGGCGGCGGATGGGGCGATTCAGGCCGCAGGTTTGATCAATGCGATGGGCGCGATCCCCCATTATCAGCCGCTGACCCAGGAAGGCATTGTGGCGAGCGCGCCTCAGCTGGTGGTCATTGGAAAAGAAGGGCTGCAGGCGATGGGCGACGATGCCGCGATCTGGTCGCTGCCCGGTCTGGCACTGACGCCGGCAGGGAAGCATCACAACCTGCTGGTGGTGGACGAAATGGCGTTGCTCGGTTTCGGCCTGAAAACGCCTGAAGCCGTGGCGAAACTGCGTAAAGCGGCGGAAGCGATAGCCGAATGA